TAATTTTTCAAGGTGAAAAGCCCGAACTTCTCTTGAAAACCCCTGTTTCAGTTAAGAAACTGCCATTATTTAGCTTACCCGAAAAAAAAGCAGCTCTTTTACATTTGACCTCTGACCTGATGCGTTCATTAAAAACCAGGAAACGACTTTTTATTTTACTTACAAACTCCGTTTTCTGGCCAATTCTGTCCCAGGAAGAAATTCAACATTGGGTAAAAAAAACTCATGGATGGCTTAATTCTGAACAGAGCACCTTATTAATTCTTAATCAGGGTCCACATGCCGCCCAACTGAAAAACCAATTATCGTCACAGCATCGATTTTTAGATGGATTATCAAGACTACATTGGCAAGAGGACAGTCTGCAGTACGTCATTTCCTGGTGGGCTACAGAAAGTGGCTTAACGGCAAATCAAACATTTTCCATTCAAAAGGATGCATCAGACTGGATTATCCAGCCAAACGATCAACCACATTCCACGTTACTGTCACATGATGAATTTCTTTATCTTGCCGATAAGAGAGTTCTTGAAGGAGCCTCTCCTCCATCTGAGGATTGGCAATTGCTGGAAAATAATCAATTATTGGCCCAGAAAGCAGAACAGGCTCAGGCTGCCACGCTTATCTTTTCGCTGTCTGATAGCAATCAGATTAATGAACTTGCCCGACAAATTCATTATCTGAGGCGTCGGTGTGGTAATGCATTAAAAATAGTTATACGTGAAATGAGTAAGAGCATCCGTTATAGCGATGAACGATTGCTATTGGCTTGCGGCGCTAATTTATCCATTCCCCAAACAGTCCCCCTTCCCAAGTTCTTAACGATGGTCGAAAGCATGCAACAGCAGCGATTTGCTCGCTATGTGCAAGAGGACTTTAATTCTTTATTAAAAACGATACAACCTATAGAGCTAAAGGGCTATTTGCCAGTAAACGAATTTAGCCAGTCCGTACTGTCTCGAATGAACAATACCCTGCTGCCCGACAACGGTAAAGGAATCCTGGTCGCTTTAATACCAGAATCCGGTGTAGATGCAAATCAAGCACTTTCTCTTTGTGAATTAAAACGGTTAGGCGATATTGCCACAATCTGTGATAATCAGCTTTTTCTATTCCTCTCAACTTGTGCCACTAGCGACCTTGACCAAACGCTTAGTTTTATTTTTCAGCAACCGGTAAATATGATCTTTTCGAACCATGTGGCCTGGGATCTGGATTTGCAGATTATTACCGAAATAAAACAACTTGCTTCATACCATAATAAGTTGTTGAATGAAGGGGTAACATCATCTAAACCAGGAGAAAGTGCGATGGAAGAGTCTGCGCCCAAGGTAGTTGCAAGACACACTCCTGAGTGTATTACCCTGTCTACCAATATTGAACAAGGAAAATAATCCATGCAGCTGACTGATATTATTCAAATCATTTTGTTTTCTGCAGTGTTCTTTTTTCTACTTGGCTATACGCTCCGATCTCCATTGCAACGCGGATTAAAAGCCATAAAAAACCATCTTTTAAAACCACGATATTTAAAAGCCTCAGGTTTCCTGTCAGGTAAAAATACTTCAACGGTAAAGAAAAATAATGATTAATACGTCACAAATACAGGAAACTCCAAATATTTGGAGGAATTGGAGAGGTCTTGGGGGATGGAACTACTATTTTCTATTAAAATTTGCACTTTTGTGGTATGGATATCTGGATTTTCATCCCTTTCTTAACCTGGTCTTTTTAACCTTTCTCCTGTTCCCACTTCCTAAACAATTTTTGCATCGATGCCGAAATTGGCTGGCTATACCGATCGGATTTGCTTTGTTCTACCATGATACCTGGCTACCGAATATTCACAGCATCATGAGTCAAGGTTCTGGTGTGCTGCAATTCAGCTCCCATTATCTTCTTGAGCTGGTCATCCGCTTTATTAACTGGAACATGATAGGCGCAGCCTTTATTTTGTTGGTTGCTTACCTCTTTTTATCGCAATGGATACGCATCACTACCTTTACAGTAATCGCAATATGCTGGCTCAACATACTTACTATCCAAGGTCCAGCATACCGACTACTCCCAGTAACGAGCAAGGCTCCATTGAATCAAAGTCAATCACTTACCAACGATAAACCCAATACGACGGGACAAGATACCAATCTACCGCCCACCAATGATAATCTAAATACTTATCTGAATAAATTTTATAAAGAGGAAAAAACAAAACGTACCAAATTCCCCGCATCCTTGCCTGCAGACGCTCAACCTTTTGATATATTGATCATCCATATCTGCTCTCTGGCCTGGACTGATTTAGACGCGGTGCATTTAAAAAATCATCCGCTGTGGAGCAAATTAGATATCTTGTTTAATAAATTTAATTCAGCTGCTTCTTACAGTGCCCCAGCAGGAATACGCTTGTTACGTGCCAGCTGCGGTCAACCATCACACACTGACCTCTATAGCCCAGTCGCGCAGGATTGTTATTTAATGGATAATTTGGCAAAACTTGGTTTTACCCCGCAGCTGATGATGGATCATAATGGAATTTATGGCAATTTTCTCGCGCAGTTGCGTCAATATGGTAATGTACAGCATGTACCGTTAATGTCACAAATTGGTATTACTCAATCAATGATAGAGTTTGATGGCAGCCCTCTTTTTAGTAACGATGAATTGCTTAATCGCTGGCTTAAAGAAAAATCAAAACCTGGGGATCGAAGCGCTACTTACTACAATATAATCACATTACATGACGGTAACCGCTCTCTGAAGGACAGTAAATCAGTGCCTTATGAAAATCTGGCAACTCATTTGCTTGATCAACTGGTTGATTTTTTGGCAACATTAGAACGATCAGGTCGTAAAGTAGTCGTGATAATTATACCTGAACACGGTGCCAACCTTACTGGTGATAAATTACAAATGCCAGGTTTGCGGGATATACTGATATGGGTCCGCATGTCTGGAACAAAATTAAGGAAAAATAAGAGCTATTCATCCATCATTTATAGTTAAAAATTCACTCAAATTAACCTATTTAAACCTACTCAATACCGTATGAATAGTGATTGCTACTACGAATTGTCTTAGGTCATTTTACCACAACTCTATCAGAATGACTTATCCACAAGTCCACAGGTCAGGAGAGCTTCACTTTCTCGTATAGGCCTGTGGGCCTTGTGGGTAAGTCATGACGCTCTCATTTAGGGTTTATGGTCTTTTCCGGCCATAATACACCTCTGCGGGCGTTAAATAATTAAAGGACTGGTGAAGCCTTCGGTTATTATAATACTCAAAATACTCCGTTAAGGCCAGCTCAACCTCTTCAATTGTATCAAAATCATACCGGTAGATTTTTTCTTGCTTAACACTACGCCACAATCGCTCGATAAATATATTATCTAAATAACGTCCTCGCCCATCCATGCTGATAGAAATGTGGTGAGATTTTAGCGTATTTATCCAATCTTTTGAGGTAAATTGAGAACCCTGATCCGTGTTAAAGATCTCACAACGCGAATGCAGCAAAGCGTTTCTAAGCGCCTCAATACAAAATTCAGCCTCCATAGTAGGTGAAATAGCCCATCCAATCACATAACGACTATACCAGTCCATAATAGCTACTAAATACACATGCTTTCCTTTCATGCGGATGTAGGTGATATCTGCGGCCCAAACCTGATTTGGTTTGGTGATATCCACCTCTTTTAATAAATAAGGGAACACCTCATGCTCCTTATTGGGAACGCTTGTATTTGGCTTTGGGTAAACAGTCGATAACCCCATCATTTCCATCAACTTTTTTACTCGACGTTTACCAACAGGATAGCCTACTTCTTTTGACAGCCATCTTGCCCGCTTAATTTTACCTTCACATGGATACTGCAGATAGTGCTCATCAAGTAGCGCCATAAGCGCTTCATCTTCGACAGAAATGGGCTTGGCACTATAATAATAACTTGAAACAGGCAAGTCTAATAGCAAGCATTGTTCACGAATGGTGAGCTCGGCAAGAGGATCAATCATGACGCGCTTTTCATCCAGACTAAAGTTCATGCTTTTTTTTTAGCCAAGATAGCTGCGCTTGAAGTCGACCAATTTCTTGATATAATGCCTCAACAAGCTGCTCTTGGGACTTGGCTTCTTTTTCATTAGCCCCAGAGAATAAATCGTTAATGGCTTTGATGGCCGATTGCTTCCAAGTTTTTACCTGCGTTGCGTGAACACCGTATTCACTGGTAATTTGCGCTTGTGTGAGTTTCCCCTCAATCGCAGCTAGCGTTATTTTTGCCTTCTTGGCCGCCGTATAATAAGCTCGCTTTTTAGACATTTTATTCTCCTCTTTGTATTAAGAAGAATAGCTCTTAAAAAACCTTTTTTTGTGTCCAGAAAACCGCGCCTATATTATACCTAGCCCTGCAATTACTCATATCCCTGTTGGAATAAAATTGATTGGCTTGAAATCAAGCAATCAAAATGGAGCGCTGCAAATCAATACTCCCAGCAGTTACCTTGCAATTTCAGAATTAATAGCACGCTTGCTCGATGGAAAGATATTTAATCAGTCCCCTCTCAATTTACAAGAGCTAACCAACAAATTACCACAAACTGCTGTGGTTTCAGAAAATGAAGGGATTATCTTAATAGATTATCTGGGCATGCCTTATATCTTGCTAAAGGGGGATTCAAAGTGGATACCTTATCCACAATCCTCTCCTACCCCGGCAAAAAATATTCCTGTAAAGTAGTTTTTTTCGAATACAGGCCTGTCAAGCCATAGCCGTCAAGCCTAGTTGCTTGACGACCAACATCCGCGAAACAGGAGTGGCAGGCTGCAAAAAAATTATCGCAGAGGTCTATCTAATCACGAGTAACTGGGGGACTCGCTTGAGCTCGAATTGAGATTCGATGGGGTGTCCTGTGGTTTTTGGGGATTTGAAAAAAAAGAATTCTGGATTAATTGACTGCAGTGTTGACGATAGCCTTCTGATGCAAATATATTTTTTTGGAATTTGTTCAAATCAACTAATTTAATTTGTGAGCCTGATTCAACTAAGGCAATAAACTTGCTATCAAGAGGACCCTCATAAAAATTGCCTAACTCCGCCCATATTTTTTGTTGAGATGAATCTTTAATACCCCCCCATATGGGCATAATATTTTCCTGCAGCCTGGCGAGTAACCCCATTAATATTTGATACTCCTTTGCTGTTTTAGGGTGAGTTAATTTTTCTAAATAGTCCATGGCTAAATGATTGATCTCCTTATTTTTTCTATCTTCAATTGCAAATTCCAATGCGCGTTCAAGGCTAATAAATTCATTAGCTCTTGGCTCATAAATAAATATTTTTCCAGATTCAAATTCATACAACCATCCATGGATGGTCAATTTATTATTTGCTAATTTCTTCGCAATCCCAGGGTATGTTTTTAAATGTTCTATTTGCTGCAAGATATTTTGTTTGGTCGCGATTGATAGCTTTTCCTCAGCATCTTTCAGGAGCTCTGTATGATCGTCATGCATTTTTTGTAACACTGAAGCTGAATGATCAAGCCAGGATGCTACAGCAGGTAAACGCTTGGCTATATCAGGGGTCAATAAACCTTTCATTGCCCCACACTGAGAATGACCGCAGACAATAATGTCCTTTATGTTTAGTTCACTTAAGGCAAATTCAATAGCTGCTGCTTCGCTGGACTGCGAAGGAGCTGGAGGAATAATATTCCCTATATTGCGAATGACAAAAAGCTCTCCTGGTTTAGCCTGAGTAATAAGACCGGGATTTATCCGAGAATCCGCACAGGTTATAAAAAGAGTCTCAGGATCTTGCCCTTTACCCAGTTGTTCAAAAAGGCTTTGCATTTTGACATAAGGTTTTTTATTGAATTTGAGCACCCCAAGCATCAGTTTAATTAACATCGAATTACACCTCATTAGTTTTTAAACGTAAATTGAAAAATAAAGTATACGAACCTTATAAATCCACATTATCGTAAATTTGTTTTTCAAATTTGTAAAGGGTATTTAATATTTACGCAGGAAATGTAACGGATTGATGAGGATTATTCATGAAATGAAGGATTAAACTCCCCCCATCTGTGAGGTTGAATTTCATGACGAAAATTTTTGGGTAAACATTATTTATACCAGTAATATTTTTTATCAAAGGGATAGCCGGGCAAGACCAGCTTTTGTTGATTCTTATCTTGTACATAAATGGCTTGCCAGTTAACGTCAACACCTGCCATGAACTGTTTTGCAAGATGATCGAGTGTTTTGCGATTTTCGCCTGGCATATTGAGATGAACGCCACTGTCTGTATTTGAGAGAATTTTTATCTGGTTATAATCACCTGCTCTGAAGGTTTGCAGTTTCGCTATTAATTCTTTGTGGCTATTAATAATAAAAGCCTGACGATAATTAAAATGGCTTCTTCCACACGCCGCTAAGTAGCATAATGAAGATAATGCTATCTCGGGATGCCGTGCGAGCCACTTCAGATAATCAGTCGCGTAACGTTGCAATGACTCGATGTTTTTCGCTGATAAAAGAAATAACGAGGGACCTTCAATATCGAAATGAACATTTTTTAGGACCGGTGCTTCTTCAACAATGACATGAATATTGGTCCCGGCCAGGCTGTAATTATTAATAGCAGCCCGCAAAGGCTGATTATTAATTCGCTGCCACGATTTTTTTTCCAGTGATATTTTCAGGCTGTCGTCATTTACAATACCGCTGTCAGCACACAGCTCCTGTAAATGCAAATGCGCCGGAATAGTTTGATGGTGCATGGATAAAATCACTTTCACAAGGCTGGCAATGCCGGAAGCATATTCCAGATAACCAATATTGGTTTTTACCGCACCGACATAACAGGTATTCCTTTTATTACGATTTCGAGCATAACAGTCTGCAATAACCCGCAATTCGTTGGCATCATTAGCTACTGTACCAAAGCCATGCGCCTCTACATAATTGATCGTTTGTGCATCACATTTTGCAGCCTGCAACGCCTCCTTAATCACTGTTTGTCTTGAGTGTTCTGTTGGATGAGCAAAATCGGATCGCAAGCCGTCCTGATTCATGGCACTGCCACGGATAATCGCCATAATGTTATCCCCGTCATTCAAGGCATCGTCCAGACGTTTTAAAATAACAACAGCACAGCCCTCAGACCGAACATACCCATCAGCATTCGCATCAAAACTTCGGCATCGGCTGCTGGGTGATAATATCCACCCCTGTGATAACGCGAGGTTATTAAAAGGCGCTCCAAGAAAATTAACACCGCTGACCAGTGCCATCGGTATTTCACCTTGCTGCAGGTGCTGACAGGCGGTATGAAGTGCGACAAAGGAAGAGGCGCAAGTTGAATTAAACGTGTATGACGGTCCAGTAAAGCCATAAAAACCGGAAATTCTTGCCGCTGAAAGCCCTAAATCATTATGAAGAAGAAAATTAAAGTCGAGAAAATCCAGATTATCCGCATCATGCAGCTGCGCGAGCGCATATTCAAGGCTGCCAATACCGAGATAAACACCAACCTTTTCTTTGCGGTACCGTTCCGGAACCAGACAACCGCTTTCAAAAGCCTGCCAACTGACTTCCAGAATCATTCGTTGCTGAGGATCCAGGGTTTTCGCCCGTTCTTTTGAAATGCTAAAAAAGCCGGCGTCAAAATATTCAATGTTCTTTACAAAGCCACCTTGTTTCTGATAAGTCTTTCCCAGAGTTCCAAAATGCTCATCATAGTATTTAATGATATCCCAGCGGCTAGCCGGGATATCACTAATAGCATCAACTCCCTCTTCCAAAAGTTGCCAGAATTCATCAATATTATCCGCTCCAGGCAGCTTACATCCCATGCCAACGACAGCAATCGCTGTTTTAGGATAATCAGATTCAGGCATAGAAAATGTCCCCTGTGACAAAATCCGCTTCGTCTGACATCAAATAGAGCAGATAAAAAATTATTTCATCAATTAAAGCACTATTTTCTGGATAATAAAGTGCATTACAGTAAATGTTCTTTTGACCGTACTCTTTGCCAATACTGCGACAAAAAGCATGTAAGGCTGATTTTAACACCAGCGGATAACCTGCGGTAGAATTTGCGGCCAAAAAACAAATCTTGCCACCTTCACCACGGTATAAATAATCATCGATCGCCATCTGTGCCGCGATAAATGATTGTTTTAACCTTGCCATGACTTTGTCATCCCAGTCGGGAACAGTCATGCTCATAATGGCAACATTATCCTTGGGAAGCTCAGGCAAGGCTATAATCAAGCCGTCAAAGCGCTCCTTTTTTTGAATTTTTTGTTCGAAAAGCGGGTGAATATCCTCAATTCCTGTAACCTTTTCAGCTAAAATGGAAAATTTAGACAAAGCTCCTAGCCAGTCCTGGGGTGGATTCAAAAAATAGATCGTCTTATCGTCAACACTAAGATGCTCTCTCATACTTCCCTTTTTAAAACTATCGCTGAGTTGATACCGCCAAAACCAAAAGAGTTTGATAAAGCATAGTCAATTTTCCTTTCACGGGCTTGATGGGGAACAAAATCCAGATCAAGTTCCGGATCGGGATTATCGAGGTTTATTGTTGGATGAATAATACCCTCTCTCATCTGCATCACTGTGGCCACACATTCCATCAGGCTGGCTGCCAGCAGACAATGGCCAATCATTGATTTGGTTGAATTGACCAACAGGTGATCATAAGCATGCTGACCAAAAACCTGTTTAATGGACTCTACTTCCTTACGATCGCCAATGGGTGTCGATGTCGCATGGGCGTTAACATAATCTATTGCTTCCGGCTTAACCCCAGCTCTGTCCAGCGCTTCTTTGATAACCCGGGCCTGACCTTCCTTACTGGGCTTGGCGAGCCTTGAGGCATCCGAATTACAACTGGCGCTCATCAATTCACAATAAATCCTGGCGTCACGTTGTTTTGCACTTTCATCACTCTCTAACATCACCGCTGCCGACCCTTGGGCAGGAGCGAAACCTTCCCTCAATAAATCAAAAGGTCGGCTGGCTTTCTCAGGTTGATCGTTAAAGCTTTTGTAGCTCAGAGCATCAAAAATAGCCCAACCCTGAAGACAAACTGGATCCAAATCAGAGGCGGCCGCTGACACCATCACCCTTTCTGCCCGGCCGGAACGAATCAGATCAAAGGCTGTCATTAACGCAAGATTACCACTAGCACAGGCACCGCCAACAATATACGAGGTTCCATGAATGTTGAGAATTTCGTTACTAACAGCCATTACATCGGTGTCCAAAGCTGTTAATCCATAAAGCGGCTCGATGTATTCAGGTTCTTCAGCATAGGTCAGAACGTTGTTATAAATAAAGCGGGCATTAATATTATGACCGGCCATGATGTGACCTGTATCGTAGCCGTCAAAATCTTCATGATGAAGACCGCTGTCAATAAAAGCCTGCATAACAGCACAGGATGTTATTCGACCTGAGTACGGTGTATACCGAAGTAATTTTTTACAGCGCTGTACCATTTCTTGAGGGAAAATCTGGCTGTAATCCTGTAAATATTGATTAAAGTCAAAATCGGACAAATCACCGCCAATTTTGGAATAACAACGAGAATCCATATTGTTCCATTTACTGATACCGGATTTACCAGATATAAGATTCTGAAAATAGTCCTTCAGATTAAAACCCAAACAGGAAATAACCCCCATCCCGGTTATTAATACCCTTCGGGATGTCTGATTGTTGTTACTCATCATGAATCCTTTTGAGCATGTTCTTCAAATAAGCTCACTAAATCACCAAGATTTTTTGCCTTGCCCAGCTCAGTTCGAGGAATTTTAATTTCCAGTTTACGCATTGATCTGGATACCACTTCAACAATTTCCAGGGAATCGGCGCCAAAATCATTCATGCTGTCTTCTTCGGTGATCTCTTTGCCCTCCGCGCCATCGATCACGCTGTGAATGTTTTGCTTGATAACAGAAAATATCTCTTCTCTATTCATGAAGTTTCTCCTTGCTAAGCTAATCCCCTTAATGCAACTATAGAGCACAACCTTCCATTTTGCACACATTGACCAACTATTGACACGAACAGTCCCTCTTCAAAGCTCCTAACCCTAAGCTCAATCAGACCTGAAGGATGTATTTCGTCAATGAATTTTGCCGCATGAATATGAGACAAAAAAACCGCCTCCTCCGCTGAGGGGTTTATCTGCTGTACTTTTAATTTGTGCAGCAGCATGCCGGCTTGTCCCACTGCTTCTACCTGCAAAACACCCGGAAAAACAGGAAAACCAGGAAAATGACCTGCCAGGAAGACATCTGCGCGTTTTAAATCATAGCAGGCCAGCAGACTGTTATGCGCTATATCAACCTGTCTGACTTCATCGAGCAGCAACATGTGTTCACGATGAGGCAGGAGAGCTTCAATCTCTTTTTTGAGCATCGTCTCTGTATCTGTGCGTACAGGGAAGGTTAATATTTTTTTTTCCATAGCCTGAAAGGCCTGTTCTGCTTCTGGTTCCAGTTTCCAGTGCATCGTGATCCCCTGTTTATCAGCAATCCGTCAAATATGAAATGGGACTGATCACTGAACTGCCGTTATCAACGGTTATAATCTGGCCGTTAACCGAGTCCATTAAGCCAGAACAAAGCGCCAGACAAACCTTTGCCAGCTCTTCAGGTGCTACAAACAGTTCTGGCCTCTTATGATACAATGTCTTAATCACTTCCTCGCCAAAGGTTTGCGTTGAGCTGTCGGTCACCATCATTCCCGGTCGCAATGCATTAATTTTGCTACCAAATTTTTCCAGTCTTAGCGCCAGATATTTACAAAGCGTCTCCAATACTGCTTTCGAAACACCAGCCATCTCATATCCAGGATGGCAAACATCAGCGCCGTCACTGGAAATGGCAAGGACATATTTGGGGTAATAATCAAACACCTCTTTGCATCCAAGGATTAAATCCACCATCGGCCAGGCGGAATAATTAATTGATAACTCCAGGGTTTTTCGCTTTAAATTACTGATGTCCTGTATAATTTGTGAAAATGCAACATTACTGACCACGATATCAAGATCACATTCTTTTTCTTTAATAATTTTCATCAACTGAAGATTATCTTCCTGACTGCTAACATCACTTTGGATGATATAAGGCGGCTTGACGTTTGCGTCTAAAAAGTCTTTGCATAGATCTTTTTCATCGACACTACCCCATTTATGAGTTACAAAAACAATCGCACCTACTTTTGAGAAAGCTATTGCAATGGCTTTGCCAAGCCCTTTTGTACCGCCAGTTATCAAAACTTTCTGATTTACCAGACCAGGTATTTCCATAACCTTCTCCCTTCAAATTATATTACAGCTCCCGCAAATAGTGCTCATTGATCATTTTCTGCGTTTCCGGATCAGCAAACAGGAACCGATGCATTTTGATTTCTTCGTCCAGAACTGGCTTTAGATTTTTTAGACGACGCCCACTTAATTTTCCCTTTAATAAAGTTAAAGCAGCACGGGAATTCATGGCAATATTTTTAGCCAGTTCCAGAGATGCACTGGCTATCTCCGCTTTGGGCATGATTTCAATAGTGCAACCTGGAAAGGATTTAAATTCCTGCCCCTTATATAACTGGCCGCCAAAAAGCATTTTTCGACCTATATAGGGTCCAAATGCATCCGTAACGGCTTGTGTTGAACCCATTCCCGGGGTGAATCCCATGGAAATAAAATTGGCGCCATACAGGCTTTCTTCAGCCATCATTGCCATATCGCACAACAACCCCAGAATCAGTCCACCGCCAATCCCATGCCCTTCCATAGAGGCAATAGTTGGCACTTTAATGTTAAGGATAGCCTCTGGAATTTCTATGACGCAGCTGGGTAAGGTATCCGTTTGTTGCAGTGCGTCCT
The sequence above is drawn from the Legionella antarctica genome and encodes:
- a CDS encoding transposase, whose protein sequence is MSKKRAYYTAAKKAKITLAAIEGKLTQAQITSEYGVHATQVKTWKQSAIKAINDLFSGANEKEAKSQEQLVEALYQEIGRLQAQLSWLKKKHEL
- the bcsG gene encoding cellulose biosynthesis protein BcsG, encoding MIGLKSSNQNGALQINTPSSYLAISELIARLLDGKIFNQSPLNLQELTNKLPQTAVVSENEGIILIDYLGMPYILLKGDSKWIPYPQSSPTPAKNIPVK
- a CDS encoding 3-hydroxyacyl-ACP dehydratase FabZ family protein; translation: MHWKLEPEAEQAFQAMEKKILTFPVRTDTETMLKKEIEALLPHREHMLLLDEVRQVDIAHNSLLACYDLKRADVFLAGHFPGFPVFPGVLQVEAVGQAGMLLHKLKVQQINPSAEEAVFLSHIHAAKFIDEIHPSGLIELRVRSFEEGLFVSIVGQCVQNGRLCSIVALRGLA
- a CDS encoding IS3 family transposase, translating into MNFSLDEKRVMIDPLAELTIREQCLLLDLPVSSYYYSAKPISVEDEALMALLDEHYLQYPCEGKIKRARWLSKEVGYPVGKRRVKKLMEMMGLSTVYPKPNTSVPNKEHEVFPYLLKEVDITKPNQVWAADITYIRMKGKHVYLVAIMDWYSRYVIGWAISPTMEAEFCIEALRNALLHSRCEIFNTDQGSQFTSKDWINTLKSHHISISMDGRGRYLDNIFIERLWRSVKQEKIYRYDFDTIEEVELALTEYFEYYNNRRLHQSFNYLTPAEVYYGRKRP
- the bcsE gene encoding cellulose biosynthesis protein BcsE, yielding MTLSFLLDVKRSWGALSTMQSPGFYWINSDRQIDAELFCQKIITALPTDARTALIFQGEKPELLLKTPVSVKKLPLFSLPEKKAALLHLTSDLMRSLKTRKRLFILLTNSVFWPILSQEEIQHWVKKTHGWLNSEQSTLLILNQGPHAAQLKNQLSSQHRFLDGLSRLHWQEDSLQYVISWWATESGLTANQTFSIQKDASDWIIQPNDQPHSTLLSHDEFLYLADKRVLEGASPPSEDWQLLENNQLLAQKAEQAQAATLIFSLSDSNQINELARQIHYLRRRCGNALKIVIREMSKSIRYSDERLLLACGANLSIPQTVPLPKFLTMVESMQQQRFARYVQEDFNSLLKTIQPIELKGYLPVNEFSQSVLSRMNNTLLPDNGKGILVALIPESGVDANQALSLCELKRLGDIATICDNQLFLFLSTCATSDLDQTLSFIFQQPVNMIFSNHVAWDLDLQIITEIKQLASYHNKLLNEGVTSSKPGESAMEESAPKVVARHTPECITLSTNIEQGK
- a CDS encoding phosphopantetheine-binding protein, coding for MNREEIFSVIKQNIHSVIDGAEGKEITEEDSMNDFGADSLEIVEVVSRSMRKLEIKIPRTELGKAKNLGDLVSLFEEHAQKDS
- a CDS encoding beta-ketoacyl-[acyl-carrier-protein] synthase family protein, whose protein sequence is MGFNLKDYFQNLISGKSGISKWNNMDSRCYSKIGGDLSDFDFNQYLQDYSQIFPQEMVQRCKKLLRYTPYSGRITSCAVMQAFIDSGLHHEDFDGYDTGHIMAGHNINARFIYNNVLTYAEEPEYIEPLYGLTALDTDVMAVSNEILNIHGTSYIVGGACASGNLALMTAFDLIRSGRAERVMVSAAASDLDPVCLQGWAIFDALSYKSFNDQPEKASRPFDLLREGFAPAQGSAAVMLESDESAKQRDARIYCELMSASCNSDASRLAKPSKEGQARVIKEALDRAGVKPEAIDYVNAHATSTPIGDRKEVESIKQVFGQHAYDHLLVNSTKSMIGHCLLAASLMECVATVMQMREGIIHPTINLDNPDPELDLDFVPHQARERKIDYALSNSFGFGGINSAIVLKREV
- a CDS encoding carbonic anhydrase, producing MLIKLMLGVLKFNKKPYVKMQSLFEQLGKGQDPETLFITCADSRINPGLITQAKPGELFVIRNIGNIIPPAPSQSSEAAAIEFALSELNIKDIIVCGHSQCGAMKGLLTPDIAKRLPAVASWLDHSASVLQKMHDDHTELLKDAEEKLSIATKQNILQQIEHLKTYPGIAKKLANNKLTIHGWLYEFESGKIFIYEPRANEFISLERALEFAIEDRKNKEINHLAMDYLEKLTHPKTAKEYQILMGLLARLQENIMPIWGGIKDSSQQKIWAELGNFYEGPLDSKFIALVESGSQIKLVDLNKFQKNIFASEGYRQHCSQLIQNSFFSNPQKPQDTPSNLNSSSSESPSYS
- the bcsF gene encoding cellulose biosynthesis protein BcsF, encoding MQLTDIIQIILFSAVFFFLLGYTLRSPLQRGLKAIKNHLLKPRYLKASGFLSGKNTSTVKKNND
- a CDS encoding type I polyketide synthase; this translates as MPESDYPKTAIAVVGMGCKLPGADNIDEFWQLLEEGVDAISDIPASRWDIIKYYDEHFGTLGKTYQKQGGFVKNIEYFDAGFFSISKERAKTLDPQQRMILEVSWQAFESGCLVPERYRKEKVGVYLGIGSLEYALAQLHDADNLDFLDFNFLLHNDLGLSAARISGFYGFTGPSYTFNSTCASSFVALHTACQHLQQGEIPMALVSGVNFLGAPFNNLALSQGWILSPSSRCRSFDANADGYVRSEGCAVVILKRLDDALNDGDNIMAIIRGSAMNQDGLRSDFAHPTEHSRQTVIKEALQAAKCDAQTINYVEAHGFGTVANDANELRVIADCYARNRNKRNTCYVGAVKTNIGYLEYASGIASLVKVILSMHHQTIPAHLHLQELCADSGIVNDDSLKISLEKKSWQRINNQPLRAAINNYSLAGTNIHVIVEEAPVLKNVHFDIEGPSLFLLSAKNIESLQRYATDYLKWLARHPEIALSSLCYLAACGRSHFNYRQAFIINSHKELIAKLQTFRAGDYNQIKILSNTDSGVHLNMPGENRKTLDHLAKQFMAGVDVNWQAIYVQDKNQQKLVLPGYPFDKKYYWYK
- the bcsG gene encoding cellulose biosynthesis protein BcsG codes for the protein MINTSQIQETPNIWRNWRGLGGWNYYFLLKFALLWYGYLDFHPFLNLVFLTFLLFPLPKQFLHRCRNWLAIPIGFALFYHDTWLPNIHSIMSQGSGVLQFSSHYLLELVIRFINWNMIGAAFILLVAYLFLSQWIRITTFTVIAICWLNILTIQGPAYRLLPVTSKAPLNQSQSLTNDKPNTTGQDTNLPPTNDNLNTYLNKFYKEEKTKRTKFPASLPADAQPFDILIIHICSLAWTDLDAVHLKNHPLWSKLDILFNKFNSAASYSAPAGIRLLRASCGQPSHTDLYSPVAQDCYLMDNLAKLGFTPQLMMDHNGIYGNFLAQLRQYGNVQHVPLMSQIGITQSMIEFDGSPLFSNDELLNRWLKEKSKPGDRSATYYNIITLHDGNRSLKDSKSVPYENLATHLLDQLVDFLATLERSGRKVVVIIIPEHGANLTGDKLQMPGLRDILIWVRMSGTKLRKNKSYSSIIYS